The Dehalococcoidia bacterium genomic sequence TGCACCTGCTGCCGCGATACCGGCAGCGGCTCATGTTCCCACCCTTCGGCATCGCCCACCCGACCTGGGAGGACGATCCCGCCTTCGAGCTTGAGCGGCACGTCGAGGAGCACACTCTGCCGGCGCCCGGCAACCGCGAGGCGCTCTCTCGGGTCGCCGGCGAGCTGTACGCGCCGTTGATGGACCGCACGCGGCCAATGTGGCAGCTCTACCTGCTGCACGGCTACGAGGACGGCCAGACGGCGATGTTGTGGAAGATCCACCACTGCATGGTCGATGGTGTCTCGAGCGTCGAGCTGCTGCTCGTGATGCATGACCTCACCGCAAAATCCGTGCCTCCGGAGCCTCCGGCAGCGCCGTGGCAGCCGCAGCCGTTGCCCGACCCGCTCACGCTGTTCCAGGACGCGGTGCGGGATGTCTCCACCGAGGCGGCCGCGGCCTGGACCGACCGAAGCTTCGAGACGTTGCGACCTGGCGTCGCCGCCGAGCGCGCCCGCCAGATGAACACCGCCTACACGACCTCGCTGCCCTTTGTGACGCGCCCTGCCCCGCGCACGCCGTTCAACGGCCCGATCTCCGGCCAGCGGCACTTCACCTGGTTCGAGTGCGCCTTCGCCGACGTGCGCGCGATCCGCACCGCCCTGGGCGGCACGGTAAATGACGTGGTGCTCACGCTGGTGGCCGGCGCCCTGCGCCGCTACCTGCTGGCGCACGGCTATCCGGTCGAAGGTGTGGAATTGCGGGCGATGTGCCCGGTCAGCATGCGCCGGCCGGAGGAGCAGGGCGCGCTCGGCAACCTGGTCTCGATGATGATCGCGCCCCTCTACGTGGGGATCGCCGATCCGGTAGCGCGGCTGGCGCGCGAGCGGCAGACGATGGAGCAGCTCAAGCGCGACGGACAGGCGGCGGCGTTCTACGCGCTCAGCGACCTGGCCCGCAACGTGCCCGTGCCCATGCAGGTCTACTCGGCGCAGAGCAACGCGCCGAACACGCTGCTGAACACCGTCTCGACCAACGTGCCGGGCCCGCAGATCCCGCTCTATCTGAACGGCCACGAGTTGCGGCACTACTACGGCGTGGGCATCCTCTCCAACGGCATCGGCCTGTTCGTCGCAATCACGAGCTACAACCAGCGCCTCGCCTTCGGCCTGCTCGCCGACCCGCAACTCGTGCCGGACAACTGGTTCGTGGCCGAGTGCTTCGAGCAGTCGTTTGACGAGCTGCTGGGCGCGGCCCGGGCCGCGGGTGCGCCAGCGGAGAACCCGCCCGCCGCGCGCCCTCGCCAGGCCACGGCAGCCGGTCAGCGCGACGGATAGGCTTTTCCGGCTCGGCGATTCAGACGAAGCGGCCGCGCACGTCCCGGCGTCTGGCCGCTGCCAACCGGCCGCTTCCTTGCTTCGATGCGGGCGCCGCGGCCGAGCGCGACCGCTCGGCCAGCCAGCTCGCCACCTTCGGCCAGAGCGACGATGCGGCCTTGCGTCCCGCGGCCAGGCCGACGTGGCCGCCGGGCATCACCAGCAGCTCCTTGTCCGTGCTGCCCACCAGCTCCGGCTGACAGGTGGTCGCGGCGAGCGGCACGATATGGTCTTGCTCCGCCGCGACCGCCAGGAAGCTGCAGGTGATCGCGCTGAGCGGCGCCGGCCGGCCGCGCAGCGTCATCGTGCCCTCGAACAGCCTGTTACGCTGCACGATCTCCTTGACCATCTGGCGGAACGCCTCGCCCGGGAAGGGGATCTGGTCGCGTGCCCAGCGGTCGAAGGCGCGGTACTGCTGCACGTAGCGATCGTTGAGCACGTTCTCCCAGAGGCTGATGTAGCGCCCGGGGCTGAACTCCGTGCTCGCGGGCCTCAGCACGCGAAAGCTCTGCTCGATGATCTCGGTCGGGATGTTGCCGAAGGTATCGACCAGCCGGTCGACGTCCATGAAGCGTTCCTGCGCGAGGAACGAGTTCAACCCCATACCGCGGCTGTCGACCGGCGTGGCCAGGGTCACCAGGTTGCGCAGCGGCTCCGCGGTGTGCGTGGCCGCGTACATCAGCGCGAGCTGGCCGCCCATGCAGTAGCCGAACAGCGAGAACTCGCTCGCCTCAGATTCCTCGCGCATCACCTCGACTACGGCCGGCAGCAGGTCGAGCACGTAGCTGTCCAGCGAAAGGCGCTTGTCTTCGGGCCGCGGCGTGCCCCAGTCGATCAGGTAGACGTCGAAGCCCGCCTTCACCAGGAACTCGACGAATGAGTTGCCGGGCGTCAGGTCCAGGATGTAGGGCTTGTTGACCAGCGAGTGCACCATCAGCAGCGGCACCGGGAACTGCTCCGCCGTGGTGACGCGGTAGCGAAAGAGCTGCGCCGAGCCCCGTTTCCAGACCACATCATTCGGCGTCAGCCCGACTTGTGCCTCCGCATCGGAAAGCACCTGAAAGAAGCGCTGCGTTTGCAGGGCGGCGCGCTGCATCTCGGCCCGCCAGACCTGCAGCGGCGAGGACGGCGCCCGAGCGTTCGGCTGGGGGATCGCACCGGGCGAAGGATCGCGTGAGGTCGTCATGCTCGTCCATCCATGCTCTGGGCCACGCCGGCCGAGGCGGGAGCCGCCGTGCGCCCGTTGCCGTGCACCGCGCGCACCCGGTCGCGCAGGTGTTCGACGGCCTTGTACATAACGTGCGTCGCCTCGGAGGCGTCGGTGCCCGGCGCGAAGTACAGCGGCTTGCCGATGTGCACGGTCACGGGGCCCGGCGTCATCTCCTTCGAGCCTTTCGGGCGGATCTCGCGCAGGCCGTGCATGTAGACGGGAATCACCGGGACGTTCTTGCCCAGGGCGAGTAGCGCCGGCCCGACGCGGAAGCGCCCCAGTTTGCCGGTCGTCGTGCGGGTGCCCTCGGGGAAGATGGTGATCGACCAGCCCTCATCGATCAGTTCTTCCGCGTAGGCCAGGCTCGCGCGCCCACCGCCGCGCTTGATCGGGAAGCCGTTCATCGTCAGCGAGTTCCACCAGCCGCTCTTGCGCCAGGGCCGGTCTTTCAGGAACCAGCGATCGGCGGCGGCGCCCCAGGCCGCCTTCGCGCGGATGCGCCGCGGCAGCGCGAGATACAGCGCCGAACTGTCGAGGTGGCTGCTGTGGTTGGCGACGATGATCGCCGGACCGCGGAACCCCTTGAGGTTGTTGCGGCCAATGATGCGCAGCGGCTTGAACTGCTTCTTCGCGTCGCGGTCCAGCTCCCACCAGTGCAGCGCGGGCCGGACCAGCCGCGCCCACCAGCTGGTCTGCCAGCGGAACGGTCCGACCGTCTCCGTCGTCTGCGTCAGCAGGCGGGCGAACAGCGGCAGATCGATTGCCGGCATCACCTCGCGCTGGACGGCGTCGGCGCCGCGTTCGGCGATGCTGAGCGACTGCACGGCCGCGTTGTCCGGCGCCTCGATGATCGTGCAGAAGTCGTGCTCGCCGAGCAGCGCGTACTGTTCGATCACCTTGCCGCCGAACGCCGCCAGCTCGTCGGCCATTGCAGGGACCTGGCCGCCGTCGGTCGTGAGCGCCCGCTTTCCCTTCCCGGTCATCGTGGTCAGGACGATGTAGCGACCCATCTCCCGAACCCTCCTTGGACATGGCCGGCATGCTCGACACGGTTTCGAGGCCAGCCGTGAGCCACGTGCCTGCTGCGGACGCGGCTCAGCCGGCCCGCTCGACCTGGCTGCCCAGGTTGAGTGTCATGATCAGCATGTCGCGCGTGCGGCCGCCGCGATCGATCACCCAATCCTGGAGCACCGCCTCCTCGCGGAAGCCCAGCCGCGCGAAGGTCGCCCGCGCGCCCTGCTGATCGGGGGTCATGCGCGCCAGGATTTTGCTCAGGCTGAGCTGCCGCGCGAGCTCGAAGACGGCGCCGGCAAGCTGGCGGCCCAGGCCTTTCCCACGGAAGGCGGGTGCGACCTGCAGCCGGATCTCGCCGACGTGGCGCGTCCAGTTCGCGTCGTTGAAGTGCAGGCTGCCGTAGCCCGCGATGCCGGCGCCCTCGGGTTCGGCCAGAACCGTGCGCGTCCGCCAGCGACGCAGGTTCTCCACCCATTCGTCCACCACGGCCGGATCGGTAATGTCGGTGCGCAGGAAAAGCAGATCGTCCGCCGGCAGCGCGCGGGCGAAGCGCAGCACGGCGTCGCGATCGTCAGGTCTCATCAGCCGCAGGGTGAGCGTCTCGCCGCCGAGTTTCACCTGGCGAGGAAACCCCTCCGCAACCGTCGCCTTTGTCTGATTCATCACGGGAACTCCGCGGTGACTTCGGCCCGGCACACCGGCGCCTGCGCCGCTATTCCAACGCGCCGCTGAGCGCGAGGTGCAAGATCGCTTCGTCGTTCAGGCCGAGGAACTCGCGCAGGACCAGATCGGTGTGTTCGCCGATGCGGGGACCGAGCCGATCAACGACCGCGTCGCTGTGCGAGAAGCGTAGGCGCGACGACTCGACGGGCACGGTGCCCAGCTCAGCATCGGTCACCGCGACGAAGTGGCGGCGGAAGCGTAGCTGCGGATCGCGCAGCGCGTCGCCGCTGTCGCAGACGCGGTGCGCCGGCACGCCCGCGGCCTGCAGCCGCAGCACAACCTCCCGCACCTCGTGCTCGACGGTCCAGGCCGCCAGCACGGCGTCCAGCGCGCCCTGGTGTTGCTGCCGCAGGGCGAAGCTGGCGAAGCGCGGATCGCTCGTCCAGCGGTCGTGGCCGCTGGCGCTGCACAGCGCCTGCCACTGTTCGTCCGTGCCGCAGGCGATCGCGACCCAGCGGTCCTTTCCCCGGCAGGGATAAACGCCGTGCGGCGCGTGCTCGGGTGAGGCGTTGCCCGCGCGCGACCGCAGGCGGCCGTTGACGGTGTAGTCCAGCAAGGCCGGCGCGAGGAAATGCATCGAGGCTTCGGCCTGCGAGAGATCGATGTACTGCCCCTCGCCGGTGCGGCGCCGATGATCGAGCGCCGCCAGGATCGAGGCGGCGACGTACTTCGGCGTCGTGTAGTCGGTGTAGGCCATGAACGGGCCGGCCGGAGAGCGGTCGGGCCAGCCCGTCAGCTCGTGGAAGCCGGAGAGCGCCGCGCCCATGGTGCCGAAGCCGGCGAGGTCTGCCTCCGGCCCCGTCTGCCCGTTGAGGCAGGTGCTGATCATGATCAGGTCCGGGTTCACCTTGCGCAGCGCCTCGTAGTCCAGCCCCCAGCGGCGCATCGCCCGCGGCGAGAAGCTTTCGGTCACCACGTCCGCCCATCCGGCCAGCCGCAGCATGAGCTGCCGCCCCTCCGGCACGCCCAGGTTGACGCTGAGGCCGTACTTGCCGGCGTTGACGTTGAGGAAGCCGCCCGAGCGATCGGCGCCGGGCCGCTTGTCCTTGAAGGGTCCGCCCGAGCGCAGCGTGTCGGGGCGGAGGGCGCTCTCCACGTGCAGCACGGTGGCGCCGTAGTCGGAGAGGACGCGCGTGCCCATTGGCCCGGCGAACACCCACATCAGGTCGAGCACCTTCACGCCGGCGAGCGGCGGTCCGAAGCCCGCGTCCCAGGTGCCCGGACCGGGGAACGGGCGCGGGCCGCCGGGCCGGCTGGCCGTAGCCGCGAGCGTACGCCCGTTCGCCCGGCCGCGGCGAGCCGCGACCTGCACGTTGGCCGCGCTGGCCACGAGGGCGCGCTGGCCCTCGGCGACCAGCACCTCGCCGTTGTGCTCGCCCACCAGCGGTGGGCGGCGACGGTACTGGATGGGCGCGCTGGTGAACCTGGCGAAGGGGCCAGGGTAGGCGATCGTCCGCCCCAGCTCCGGGTGCTCAAGCTCGGTCCAGAAGCCGCGCGAGCGGTACTGCTCGGACGCGACCAGGTCGGCGGTGGTGCTGATCGGCACGATCAGCAGGCCGCGGCGGCGCGCCTCGGCGAACAGCTCGGCCTTGGTCTTGCTGAGCATGAAGCGCGCAATCGCCTCGGTGCAGCGCGTGAGCTCCTCTGCCGGCTCCTCTCGCGAGGCGATCCGCTCCCAGAAGCCGATCCAATCCTTGTCGCGCGTGGCCTCGTCGACGAACTCCTCTTCGTACATCCACTCGAACAGGCGGCGGGTGTAGGGGCCGATCGAGTTGCCGAAGAGGAAGGTGACGGAGACGTGGCCGTCCTCGCAGGAGTAGACGAAGCGTAGCTTGTGGCGGCCGGCCTTCATGCCGCCGGCGATGCGCTGCACGGCACGGTCCCCCCAGCCCTCGGCCAGGATGAACGACTGCGTCGCCATCATCGCCGCCGTCTGCGCCGAGACGTCGACGTGCTGGCCGATGCCGTCGCGCTCGCGGGCATGGTGCGCGATCAGCGCGCCGACCGCCGCCTCGGCGCCGGCGTGCAAGAAAGCCTGCGGCACGGCGGTGCGCACCGGCGGGCGATCTTCATCGCCGGTCAAGAGCAGTACGCCCGAGGCGGCGAGGGCGATCAGGTCGGTGGCGGCGTAGTGCGATTTCGGCCCCTCCTGACCGAAGGCCGTGATCGACACCATCACCAGCCGGGGGTTGAGCTGGCGCAAGGCCGGGTAGCCGATGCCCAGCCCGTCGAGGTAGCCCGGCGCGAAGGATTCGACCAAAAAGTCGGCGTCGCGCACCAGCGTCCGCAGGCCGGCGCGCCCCTCCTCGCTCTCCAGATCGAGCGTGACGCTGCGCTTGTTGCGGGCGTAGGCAAACCAGTAGAGGCTGCGGCCGGCCTCCGGCACGTCGCCGGCGAAGGGGCCGATGCGCCGGGCCGGCGAGCCGCCCGGCGGCTCGATCGCGATCACGTCGGCGCCGAGATCCGCCAGGATCTGGCCGCAGAGCAGGCCGTGTTCGTCGGTCAGGTCCAGGACGCGGTAGGGTGCCAGCATGGCTGGACCTCCCCCCGCCGGCCGCTCGCGCTTGGCTCGTACAGGTTCGGTGCGCGGGCGATCGACGTCCCTCCATGCAATCTCGGCGCCGGCGCCGAGCGCCGCGGCGCTCGGTCCGTCCGAGGAAGCTACTATGCAGCGAGCGATGAAGAGAATCAAGAGCGACTGCCGGTCCTGCCGGACACGGCCGCGGTCCGCCGGCGGCCCGTGGCTGTCCTTCATTCAGACCGGCCGGCCGGCCATACTGCCAGTACACGAGTGCAGGAGATGAGCCGTGGACTTCGCCCTCAGCGAGGCGCAGCAGGCAATCCGCGAGCAGGCGCATGCGCTCGCCGGGCGCTTTGACGACGCGTACTGGCGCGGCTGCGACGCCGATCACCGCTTCCCCTGGGAGTTCTACCAGGTGTTTGCCGACGCCGGCTGGCTGGGCATCGCCATCCCGCAGGAGCTGGGCGGCGCCGGCCTCGGCATCAGCGAGGCGGCGCTACTGCTGGAAGAGGTCGCCGCCTCCGGCGCGGCGATGAACGGCGCCACCGCCCTGCACCTGACGATTTTCGGCCTCAACCCCGTCGTGCGCCACGGCAGCGACGAGCTGCGCCGTCGCATCCTGCCCGAGGCAGCCGCCGGCCGCCTGCACGTCGCCTTCGGCGTGACCGAGCCCGACGCCGGCTCCGACACGCCATCGATCACGACGCGCGCCGAGCGCCGGGGCGACGACTGGATCGTGCGCGGCAAGAAAGTCTGGACTTCGAAGGCCAAAGAAGCGAGCAAGGTGCTGCTGCTCGCCCGCACCACGCCGCTCGCGGAATGCACGCGCCGCACCGACGGCATGACCCTGTTTCTCGCCAACCTCGACCCGAAGTATGTGACGATTCGCGAGATCGACAAGCTTGGCCGCAACGCCGTCGACTCGAACGAGGTCTTTTACGACGATTTACCGGTTGACACCCGCGACGTGGTGGGCGAGGTGGGCCGCGGCTTCTACCACCTGCTCGACGGGCTAAACCCGGAGCGCATCCTGATCGCCGCCGAGGCGCTCGGCACGGGCAAGGCCGCGCTGCGCCGCGCCACGGCCTACGCCAAAGAGCGCATCGTCTTCGGCCGGCCGATCGGCCAGAACCAGGGGATCAGCTTCCCGCTGGCCGACAGCTACGCCAAGCTCAGCGCCGCCGAGCTGATGATCCGCAAGGCTGGCTGGCTCTACGACCACGGCCAGCCCTGCGGCGCCGAGGCGAACATGGCGAAGTACCTGGCGGCCGAGTGGGGCTTTGAGACGGCCGACCGCGCCCTGCAGACGCACGGCGGCTTCGGCTACGCGAAGGAGTTCGACGTCGAGCGCTACTGGCGGGAGGTGCGGGTGATGCGCATCGCGCCGGTGACGCAGGAGATGGTGCTGAACTTCCTCGCGCAGCACGAGCTGGGGCTGCCCCGGTCCTACTGAGGGCGCAGGGCGCCGGGGTATCGGGGTAGCTTGGCCCTACGCCCGACGCCCTTCGCCCTTCGCCCTCCGGGTTCACCAGTCGAACTGGCGTTGCAAGAAGCCTTCCGGCAGGTAGAGCAGCACTGGCGATCCGTGCGGGCACATCGCGGGCGAGCGCGCGGCGCCCAGCCGCGTCATCAGGTCGCGCGCCTGCTCCGGCGTCAGCGGCCGGCCCTTGCGGATGGCGGAGCGGCAGGCGACGGCGGCGAGGAACTGCCGGCGCCAGTCGTCGTCCATGACCGCCGCCTCGCCAAGCAGCGTGGGCAGCTCCGCCGTCGGGAGTGTGCCGGCAAGGGCCGGATCGTTTTCGTCGGCGAGCGCGGACGGCAGCGATCGCAGCACGAAA encodes the following:
- a CDS encoding wax ester/triacylglycerol synthase family O-acyltransferase; translation: MTRPDLNRRLSTQDASFLYAEKPNQPMHVGMVAIYAGRLTRQAVLDALRSRLHLLPRYRQRLMFPPFGIAHPTWEDDPAFELERHVEEHTLPAPGNREALSRVAGELYAPLMDRTRPMWQLYLLHGYEDGQTAMLWKIHHCMVDGVSSVELLLVMHDLTAKSVPPEPPAAPWQPQPLPDPLTLFQDAVRDVSTEAAAAWTDRSFETLRPGVAAERARQMNTAYTTSLPFVTRPAPRTPFNGPISGQRHFTWFECAFADVRAIRTALGGTVNDVVLTLVAGALRRYLLAHGYPVEGVELRAMCPVSMRRPEEQGALGNLVSMMIAPLYVGIADPVARLARERQTMEQLKRDGQAAAFYALSDLARNVPVPMQVYSAQSNAPNTLLNTVSTNVPGPQIPLYLNGHELRHYYGVGILSNGIGLFVAITSYNQRLAFGLLADPQLVPDNWFVAECFEQSFDELLGAARAAGAPAENPPAARPRQATAAGQRDG
- a CDS encoding alpha/beta fold hydrolase: MTTSRDPSPGAIPQPNARAPSSPLQVWRAEMQRAALQTQRFFQVLSDAEAQVGLTPNDVVWKRGSAQLFRYRVTTAEQFPVPLLMVHSLVNKPYILDLTPGNSFVEFLVKAGFDVYLIDWGTPRPEDKRLSLDSYVLDLLPAVVEVMREESEASEFSLFGYCMGGQLALMYAATHTAEPLRNLVTLATPVDSRGMGLNSFLAQERFMDVDRLVDTFGNIPTEIIEQSFRVLRPASTEFSPGRYISLWENVLNDRYVQQYRAFDRWARDQIPFPGEAFRQMVKEIVQRNRLFEGTMTLRGRPAPLSAITCSFLAVAAEQDHIVPLAATTCQPELVGSTDKELLVMPGGHVGLAAGRKAASSLWPKVASWLAERSRSAAAPASKQGSGRLAAARRRDVRGRFV
- a CDS encoding 1-acyl-sn-glycerol-3-phosphate acyltransferase, coding for MGRYIVLTTMTGKGKRALTTDGGQVPAMADELAAFGGKVIEQYALLGEHDFCTIIEAPDNAAVQSLSIAERGADAVQREVMPAIDLPLFARLLTQTTETVGPFRWQTSWWARLVRPALHWWELDRDAKKQFKPLRIIGRNNLKGFRGPAIIVANHSSHLDSSALYLALPRRIRAKAAWGAAADRWFLKDRPWRKSGWWNSLTMNGFPIKRGGGRASLAYAEELIDEGWSITIFPEGTRTTTGKLGRFRVGPALLALGKNVPVIPVYMHGLREIRPKGSKEMTPGPVTVHIGKPLYFAPGTDASEATHVMYKAVEHLRDRVRAVHGNGRTAAPASAGVAQSMDGRA
- a CDS encoding GNAT family N-acetyltransferase, with translation MNQTKATVAEGFPRQVKLGGETLTLRLMRPDDRDAVLRFARALPADDLLFLRTDITDPAVVDEWVENLRRWRTRTVLAEPEGAGIAGYGSLHFNDANWTRHVGEIRLQVAPAFRGKGLGRQLAGAVFELARQLSLSKILARMTPDQQGARATFARLGFREEAVLQDWVIDRGGRTRDMLIMTLNLGSQVERAG
- a CDS encoding CoA transferase → MLAPYRVLDLTDEHGLLCGQILADLGADVIAIEPPGGSPARRIGPFAGDVPEAGRSLYWFAYARNKRSVTLDLESEEGRAGLRTLVRDADFLVESFAPGYLDGLGIGYPALRQLNPRLVMVSITAFGQEGPKSHYAATDLIALAASGVLLLTGDEDRPPVRTAVPQAFLHAGAEAAVGALIAHHARERDGIGQHVDVSAQTAAMMATQSFILAEGWGDRAVQRIAGGMKAGRHKLRFVYSCEDGHVSVTFLFGNSIGPYTRRLFEWMYEEEFVDEATRDKDWIGFWERIASREEPAEELTRCTEAIARFMLSKTKAELFAEARRRGLLIVPISTTADLVASEQYRSRGFWTELEHPELGRTIAYPGPFARFTSAPIQYRRRPPLVGEHNGEVLVAEGQRALVASAANVQVAARRGRANGRTLAATASRPGGPRPFPGPGTWDAGFGPPLAGVKVLDLMWVFAGPMGTRVLSDYGATVLHVESALRPDTLRSGGPFKDKRPGADRSGGFLNVNAGKYGLSVNLGVPEGRQLMLRLAGWADVVTESFSPRAMRRWGLDYEALRKVNPDLIMISTCLNGQTGPEADLAGFGTMGAALSGFHELTGWPDRSPAGPFMAYTDYTTPKYVAASILAALDHRRRTGEGQYIDLSQAEASMHFLAPALLDYTVNGRLRSRAGNASPEHAPHGVYPCRGKDRWVAIACGTDEQWQALCSASGHDRWTSDPRFASFALRQQHQGALDAVLAAWTVEHEVREVVLRLQAAGVPAHRVCDSGDALRDPQLRFRRHFVAVTDAELGTVPVESSRLRFSHSDAVVDRLGPRIGEHTDLVLREFLGLNDEAILHLALSGALE
- a CDS encoding acyl-CoA dehydrogenase family protein; protein product: MDFALSEAQQAIREQAHALAGRFDDAYWRGCDADHRFPWEFYQVFADAGWLGIAIPQELGGAGLGISEAALLLEEVAASGAAMNGATALHLTIFGLNPVVRHGSDELRRRILPEAAAGRLHVAFGVTEPDAGSDTPSITTRAERRGDDWIVRGKKVWTSKAKEASKVLLLARTTPLAECTRRTDGMTLFLANLDPKYVTIREIDKLGRNAVDSNEVFYDDLPVDTRDVVGEVGRGFYHLLDGLNPERILIAAEALGTGKAALRRATAYAKERIVFGRPIGQNQGISFPLADSYAKLSAAELMIRKAGWLYDHGQPCGAEANMAKYLAAEWGFETADRALQTHGGFGYAKEFDVERYWREVRVMRIAPVTQEMVLNFLAQHELGLPRSY